From Osmerus mordax isolate fOsmMor3 chromosome 8, fOsmMor3.pri, whole genome shotgun sequence, a single genomic window includes:
- the LOC136947378 gene encoding apolipoprotein B-100-like: protein MGDTKLCLLLLLSTYALAQQVDSKGGSPTCLLDKRFQNFRRYVYNYDAETHNGVHGATSLKNGPKVYCKVEIDVVQTCNFIVRTSECSLSEVSAVDSVGSPVYEPSANAETFQFAMEKNPLKVMVEGETGVKLFPEENEPATILNIKRGIVSALLVPSLKVEKNVKMATLHGVCDTDNTVNARENNVTDLTLTRDLSRCDSFTAQKDHTSPLALISGMHFPLSKLISSTQTCNYQFSNEESHILSGACTEKHIFLPFSHQNEYGVSTVVKQIMTLVESENINDRVFDPIEANLKFLPMETVEEKNPVQTKDSIIATMGELTSLSQTNQGHQRASTFQKLVTQLRGLKAEVMSDAVVHMMDVSGSLTWQALAQCGTPECSSTMLQVLRTFDVDAIEVDAAVYALGLLPNPSRLLVKDMLAMAQYKQSKPIMYALSNVVRKLYQAKGNVTPEITAVSEFMASILGSDCAGEKELTFLTLRVVGNMGEAMEAADASVKTTLVKCMRQPATTLSVQLAAIQAFRHMSVTNEVRSNLQRVSQYAKGAVQKRLAAYLILMRAPEDSDLELVKKVLTQDQNMQVKAFVASHIYNIISSKDPETQKMGKKILDVMGENDVTTDFDYTKSRNYKMETGANYMQTDMRGNMVFDPTSQLPREVMLEMTLNAFGYSMDMWEVGMEGKGFEPTIEALFGKNGFFPDTLSKTMYWAEDKMPNKINEVLEKWIEPLMSEKLKRQVPENIVREIVRNFNKLAKELQTQESPEATVYLKIMGAELGYIKGTDLKGIVNTAVMYAEILFKTIPTKTLQQMMSSTDNELFAHYIFMDNSFSLPTAAGLPLKFALSGTFVPGVKGGLHIAPNMQEVSFMPSLGVEFVTQMGVHMPEFVVSAIEMHTNMYHESTFNAKVTMEQNQVKLAIPAPQGTTQLFRVSNRVLTVTTGHVSLVPPMEDYSRTNVVNCSPLFSGVKYCTTARYSIAGVNAAAPYFPLNGETKFAVDIQPTGEVTEYTATFSYELLSEGKDGRQKVDSLKMIMKAEGSEPTEATATMKYNRNKNIFTTNVQIPDYDVEAGVRVGLTDSSTKGKSITIEISNKNIPQLSLIGRAKLEAMTDGMLQVQLVVPSLQTDAAVTATLRNVEGLTLEIKSDVKLPETSSVQGVIFKYGEDQVQVQLMSDMNSEIHKLLPYTEDVQNWLILLSEDIMDHKVAKTDMKLRHIYTKALEASSMWLDKITTDVPAFETLKNNMPEIVMPSMPEKLFLKSESTFRYQFNKDRVIIIIPIPLGGKSSEELRIPALLTTPHLAVPQMGLDLPSKEIQVPTFSIPSNYDLTLPLMGMVEVSAKVNSNYYNWEAMISAGNNSVEDPSYMVQYKVMADSPIELFSYTTEGTALITDIPEDTMKAIVNASLSHKLIDTSFGIIESVSVSDKVRATGNYKIQAFSPLGLQTSLDITSQCSLAADIFIGDANIDGSLTVGSLTASTTYSQSFSVEPMKKEARAESTLRMDAPMLEFVNKIKAGYADEQLLIESNTNMNNDPMKHTTKFSIGYKEAQLTIQSDSVTKADERMLRSQVDFTATRNEASIRIENQADDTQNRVYSLVSASLNPSSLEINADASINVFASRASHKATLTLNKDSLATSCTTTAQSSPVTFENIIHGGFDTTGASMSINTKGAIQENTAELNVEGKVSTSELYMNSMYKGNLFDANTRNRVNLRMNEDGLTISNSLVASLQDMKTDNKHSMTLTLGSLAVRSKTDNFLSDSNSYKHDITIDIERFTAFVVVNNDLKIMDVHFVNEAEFKAEPYNMDLTGSVKGTYSEDELKHTYEISFTDMTSTAKCNTNGKLMGSQMSHNTDMELSGLTMKFNSLANFNSPLLRLDSTIHTVAEPFTLNVDAIFNSNSELNFYGKQTGEVYSKFLLKAEPLSFSYSHECRASTTHKLESGTSIETNMDNKFNSLITTKEQSVTFKTTSKLNKHAFDQEITAYNKPEKLGVEMTGTFSTTVLSKASENQDYSISGFVKYDKNSDSHLLQIPFIEHLPAVIEQVKATIMGVMDNSIELLKDIDSKYEIRVNLQAKVNGLKQVIATFDINLFIQDLKHFINSMVNHMTGLMSKLPHEEFKNVIKSVKDTISDFFVEFNIPNTKLEELLTNYEVDKMIESVMDEAVEIMKHLQLREHIQSAIAALKSIDIQPFLNKVMTPVEEFVNQLSTFDFKHMFEDMNVYFSRLVQKIKSFDYETFTEELKEKITDMSKIPCFGKLNGEFRLISPDYSLRTTAELQNSTTASESPELTVNLNSQATSTFDLIAYTLDATAHVVRRTSQLSLSETIKVVHTSFSFDHEGTMGFYGTSAEASSKTTAKATTEPYKAELVNSAIFTTGNGVSATLETAYNHEVNMPLLEIFSETSHTQKTFAFLENGVITLTLGHEGRGKFAIQEYGDEGTQKSDMEITVNFHDIKLTFTGETNTNHVQMKQNVQAEFCIYGQINIEASAETKTPFITSSVAELKGEAKVQDMKIEITASHNTELVGNVEGTISNSLTALITPYELMFDIKNKENTKVKLPFKLSGKIDLQNDFAITLNSGVQQCSWVGHARFNQYKYSHYFTMDNGEKEIHIFAQINGEANLDVLKEPITIPEMSVPFLSVKTSPVEDYSLWEDTGLSMLLTTTQQTFDMESKIVYKKNPDMLTIDLDLQPVVSAINKNTRMLNKNIIIGKDKVVALLTISLDQAKAEYEKYNIELPKTLTVPAYKVPVMNIEVSSFTIPLPDASLITMPALHVPSALSKLTLPKITLPKMQRSIKIPVMGDLTYEFSMKTPVVTLKTDASIINQHEIVIKLDATSTSDFKVLTGKIEGTSTLNRDNGVKLSSVLSVKHMIIDSNHDSTIIFSNKAVDASITNSAKVGMSALMIEANQELFANAQDGLIVSLSSPSSGLLGLQLLTKRPAQVKGRLYSRYPSDPTNDVDIMSIKMSVIDSAMLNIQTTWNMEVPNEMMLGLKENILTIVSTVTLQDIVNNPIGKAYNEITRLASNLEGPLEQIKEEGRIMFKRAADNFEALGLADLTEKVSESMIYVLKEYEEKIQILLNAFIEFLRETQFQLPGFEDKLSGLEVYRKFTSFITDVTEEAITKVPEFVAARSETVHNFITNIQIPIPDFRKEGFVSSITFEELQRILIDIVQTIRTITLEDIVEIVNKSNRFCIQKLEGLNWMSDIYTDFVNSRGLSSINTQVENFRNMAEAYFSDIHTNFQAIFADMSIEQLNADIQSWIGSVVKRLNAFHNMVIEFLKEISKHAESYVRVYDRRIEIDIPIPFSDQAD from the exons ATGGGGGATACTAAGCTCTGCCTTTTGCTGCTGCTAAGCACCTATGCCTTGGCCC AGCAAGTAGATTCCAAAGGGGGCTCTCCAACATGTCTTT TGGACAAGAGGTTCCAGAACTTCAGGAGATATGTGTATAACTATGACGCTGAGACCCATAACGGTGTGCATGGGGCAACCAGCCTCAAGAATGGCCCCAAAGTGTACTGTAAA GTTGAGATTGATGTTGTCCAGACCTGCAACTTCATTGTGCGTACTTCAGAGTGCTCTTTAAGTGAGGTATCAGCTGTAGACTCTGTGGGTTCTCCTGTGTATGAGCCTTCCGCCAATGCTGAGACCTTCCAGTTTGCCATGGAAAA GAACCCCCTGAAGGTCAtggttgagggagagacaggtgtgAAACTTTTCCCTGAGGAGAATGAGCCAGCCACCATCCTCAACATCAAGAGGGGAATTGTTTCTGCCCTTCTCGTGCCTTCATTGAAAGTGGAGAAAAATGTGAAAATG gCCACACTGCATGGAGTCTGTGACACTGATAACACTGTCAATGCCAGGGAAAATAATGTCACCGACCTCACCCTCACCAGGGATCTGTCCAGATGTGACAGTTTTACTGCCCAGAAGGACCACACCAGCCCTCTGGCCCTAATCTCTGGCATG CACTTCCCTCTGTCCAAACTAATCAGCAGCACTCAGACTTGCAACTACCAGTTTTCCAATGAGGAAAGTCATATACTTTCAGGAGCCTGCACTGAGAAGCacatcttccttcctttctctcaccA GAATGAGTATGGAGTTTCAACAGTGGTGAAACAGATTATGACTCTGGTGGAGTCTGAGAATATTAACGACAGGGTCTTTGACCCAA TTGAGGCCAACCTCAAGTTCCTGCCCATGGAGACTGTTGAAGAGAAGAACCCTGTCCAGACTAAGGATAGCATTATTGCCACCATGGGTGAGCTCACCTCCCTGTCCCAGACAAATCAGGGTCACCAGCGTGCCAGCACTTTCCAGAAACTCGTAACGCAGCTCCGTGGGTTAAAGGCTGAGGTTATGAGCGATGCCGTGGTTCACATGATGGATGTGTCTGGTTCCCTGACCTGGCAAGCGCTGGCCCAGTGCGGCACCCCAGAGTGCAGCAGTACCATGCTCCAGGTCCTGAGGACCTTCGATGTTGACGCCATAGAGGTCGATGCTGCCGTATATGCTTTGGGCCTGTTACCTAATCCATCCCGTCTTCTTGTCAAGGACATGCTGGCTATGGCTCAGTACAAGCAGAGCAAGCCCATCATGTATGCTCTTAGCAACGTCGTCAGAAA GCTCTACCAGGCCAAGGGCAATGTCACCCCTGAGATCACTGCTGTGTCTGAGTTCATGGCCTCAATTCTGGGCAGTGACTGTGCAGGTGAAAAGGAGCTGACTTTCTTGACCCTGAGG GTTGTTGGTAACATGGGAGAGGCCATGGAGGCTGCAGATGCCAGTGTAAAGACTACCCTAGTAAAGTGCATGAGACAGCCAGCCACAACCCTGTCTGTCCAGCTGGCAGCCATCCAGGCCTTTAGACACATGTCTGTGACTAATGAG GTGCGCTCGAACCTCCAGAGGGTCAGCCAGTATGCCAAGGGAGCCGTGCAAAAGCGCCTAGCCGCCTATCTCATTCTGATGAGAGCACCTGAGGACAGTGACCTAGAACTGGTAAAGAAGGTGCTGACCCAGGATCAGAACATGCAGGTCAAGGCCTTTGTGGCCTCCCACATCTACAACATTATTTCCTCTAAGGACCCAGAAACCCAAAA GATGGGAAAGAAGATTTTGGATGTCATGGGAGAAAATGATGTGACTACTGATTTTGACTACACAAAATCCCGCAACTACAAGATGGAGACTGGTGCCAATTACATGCAAACTGACATGAGGGGCAACATGGTATTTGATCCAACCAGCCAATTGCCTAGAGAAGTCATGCTTGAGATGACACTGAATGCCTTTGGCTATTCAATGGATATGTGGGAG GTTGGCATGGAGGGAAAAGGCTTTGAACCAACCATTGAGGCTCTGTTTGGAAAGAATGGGTTCTTCCCAGACACGTTGTCCAAGACCATGTACTGGGCTGAAGATAAAATGCCAAACAAGATCAATGAGGTTTTAGAGAAATGGATTGAGCCTTTGATGAGTGAGAAGCTGAAGAGACAG GTCCCTGAGAACATTGTGAGAGAAATTGTCCGTAACTTTAACAAGCTAGCCAAGGAGCTGCAGACTCAGGAGTCCCCTGAGGCCACAGTTTATCTGAAGATTATGGGAGCTGAGCTTGGCTACATCAAGGGCACCGATCTGAAGGGCATCGTCAATACAGCAGTGATGTATGCCGAAATCCTCTTCAAGACCATCCCCACAAAG ACCTTGCAACAAATGATGTCAAGCACTGATAATGAACTTTTCGCCCATTACATCTTCATGGACAACAGTTTTAGCCTACCAACTGCTGCTGGATTGCCTCTGAAGTTCGCTCTGTCTGGGACTTTTGTACCTGGAGTTAAAGGGGGACTGCACATTGCACCAAACATG CAGGAAGTATCCTTCATGCCCTCTCTGGGGGTGGAGTTTGTGACACAGATGGGAGTACACATGCCTGAATTTGTTGTCTCTGCCATtgagatgcacacaaacatgtaccATGAGAGTACTTTTAATGCCAAGGTCACCATGGAACAAAACCAGGTCAAGCTGGCCATACCTGCCCCTCAGGGAACCACACAGCTCTTCAGAGTTAG CAACAGAGTTCTGACAGTGACCACTGGTCATGTTTCCCTGGTCCCTCCCATGGAGGACTACTCCAGGACTAATGTTGTCAACTGCAGTCCTCTCTTCTCTGGAGTTAAGTACTGCACCACAGCCCGTTACTCCATAGCTGGTGTCAACGCTGCTGCTCCCTACTTCCCACTTAATGGAGAGACTAA GTTTGCTGTGGACATCCAGCCCACTGGAGAGGTGACTGAATACACAGCCACCTTTTCCTATGAGCTCCTCAGTGAGGGAAAAGATGGACGCCAGAAGGTTGATTCTCTGAAGATGATTATGAAAGCAGAAG GTTCCGAACCCACTGAGGCCACAGCCACAATGAAGTACAACAGGAACAAGAACATCTTCACCACCAATGTCCAGATTCCTGACTATGATGTGGAGGCTGGAGTCAGGGTGGGCCTCACTGACAGCAGCACCAAGGGCAAGTCCATCACCATCGAAATCTCCAACAAGAACATTCCCcagctgtctctgattggtcgcGCCAA GCTTGAGGCCATGACTGATGGGATGCTCCAGGTGCAACTGGTGGTGCCCTCACTTCAGACAGATGCAGCTGTCACTGCCACACTGAGGAATGTAGAAGGACTCACTCTGGAGATTAAGAGTGACGTCAAACTCCCAGAGACCTCCTCTGTGCAGGGAGTCATCTTCAAATATG GAGAGGACCAGGTTCAGGTACAACTGATGTCTGACATGAACTCTGAAATCCATAAGCTCTTACCTTACACTGAAGACGTCCAGAACTGGCTCATACTGCTTTCTGAGGACATCATGGACCATAAGGTGGCCAAGACTGACATGAAATTGCGTCATATTTACACAAAGGCTCTTGAG GCAAGCAGCATGTGGCTGGACAAGATCACAACTGATGTCCCTGCCTTTGAGACACTTAAGAACAACATGCCAGAGATAGTAATGCCCTCCATGCCTGAGAAGCTGTTCCTGAAATC TGAGAGCACATTCAGATACCAGTTCAACAAGGAccgtgtcatcatcatcatccccatACCTCTTGGAGGAAAGTCATCTGAGGAACTCAGGATCCCAGCCCTGCTGACCACACCACACCTGGCAGTGCCCCAGATGGGTCTAGACCTTCCCTCTAAGGAGATCCAGGTCCCCAccttctccatcccctccaactATGATCTTACTCTGCCACTCATGGGAATGGTGGAAGTATCTGCTAAGGTCAACAGCAACTATTACAACTGGGAAGCCATGATCTCAGCTGGCAACAACAGTGTAGAGGATCCAAGCTACATGGTCCAGTACAAAGTGATGGCTGACAGTCCCATCGAGCTGTTCTCCTACACAACTGAAG GAACTGCGCTGATTACTGACATCCCAGAGGACACAATGAAGGCCATTGTTAATGCTTCCCTTAGCCACAAGCTTATTGACACAAGTTTTGGGATCATAGAGAGTGTCAGTGTTTCAGACAAAGTTAGAGCAACAGGCAACTACAAGATCCAGGCATTTAGCCCCCTGGGATTGCAGACATCCCTGGACATCACCTCCCAGTGTTCCCTGGCCGCCGACATTTTCATTGGTGACGCCAACATTGACGGAAGTCTGACCGTGGGATCCCTGACTGCCAGCACCACCTACTCCCAGTCATTCTCTGTTGAGCCAATGAAGAAAGAAGCAAGAGCTGAGTCTACATTGAGGATGGATGCTCCAATGCTAGAATTTGTCAATAAGATCAAAGCAGGATATGCTGATGAGCAGCTTCTCATCGAGTCCAACACCAACATGAACAACGACCCAATGAAGCACACCACCAAGTTCAGCATTGGCTACAAGGAAGCTCAGCTCACTATTCAGTCTGACTCTGTGACCAAGGCTGATGAAAGAATGCTCCGTAGCCAGGTCGACTTCACTGCGACCAGAAACGAGGCCAGCATAAGGATAGAGAACCAGGCAGATGATACCCAGAATCGTGTATATTCCTTGGTCTCCGCATCCCTGAATCCGTCTAGCCTTGAGATTAATGCGGATGCCTCTATTAATGTATTTGCTAGCCGTGCCTCCCACAAAGCCACATTGACCCTGAATAAGGACAGCCTGGCCACCAGCTGCACCACAACTGCACAGAGTAGCCCAGTGACCTTCGAGAACATTATTCATGGTGGATTTGACACCACCGGGGCCAGTATGAGCATCAACACTAAGGGCGCCATCCAAGAGAACACTGCTGAGTTAAATGTGGAGGGGAAAGTCAGCACCTCTGAGCTATACATGAACAGCATGTACAAAGGTAACCTATTTGATGCCAACACCAGAAATAGAGTAAATCTCAGAATGAATGAAGATGGTTTGACCATCTCTAATAGCCTGGTAGCCTCTCTGCAGGACATGAAAACTGACAACAAACACTCCATGACTCTTACTCTTGGATCTCTGGCTGTCCGCTCCAAAACTGATAACTTCCTTAGTGACAGTAATTCCTACAAGCATGACATTACCATTGACATTGAACGTTTCACTGCCTTTGTGGTTGTAAACAATGACCTAAAGATTATGGATGTCCACTTTGTCAATGAAGCCGAGTTCAAGGCAGAGCCTTACAATATGGACCTGACTGGCAGTGTAAAGGGCACCTACTCAGAAGACGAGCTGAAGCACACCTACGAGATTAGCTTTACTGATATGACATCCACTGCTAAGTGCAACACCAATGGAAAACTCATGGGGTCACAGATGTCTCATAACACAGACATGGAACTTTCTGGTCTGACCATGAAGTTCAACAGCTTGGCAAACTTCAACTCTCCGTTGCTTCGTCTGGATAGCACTATCCACACTGTTGCTGAACCGTTCACTCTGAATGTTGATGCAATCTTCAACTCAAATTCTGAGCTGAATTTCTATGGAAAGCAGACTGGTGAAGTGTACAGCAAGTTCCTCCTGAAGGCAGAGCCCCTGTCTTTCTCCTACTCCCATGAATGCAGAGCCTCAACTACCCACAAGCTGGAAAGTGGCACCTCTATTGAGACAAATATGGACAATAAGTTCAACAGCTTGATAACCACTAAAGAGCAGAGTGTCACATTCAAGACTACATCCAAACTGAACAAACATGCATTTGACCAGGAAATTACGGCCTACAACAAACCTGAGAAGCTTGGAGTTGAAATGACTGGAACTTTCTCCACCACTGTGTTGAGCAAAGCTAGTGAGAACCAGGACTACTCCATCTCCGGATTTGTAAAGTATGACAAGAACAGTGACAGCCATCTCCTCCAGATCCCTTTCATTGAGCATCTGCCTGCAGTCATTGAGCAAGTGAAGGCTACAATTATGGGAGTTATGGACAATAGCATTGAGTTGCTGAAGGACATTGACTCAAAGTATGAAATCAGGGTCAACCTTCAGGCGAAAGTAAATGGACTAAAACAAGTCATTGCCACTTTTGACATTAATTTGTTCATTCAAGACTTGAAACACTTCATCAACTCCATGGTAAATCACATGACTGGTCTAATGTCTAAGCTTCCCCATGAAGAATTCAAAAATGTGATCAAATCAGTTAAGGACACCATTTCCGACTTCTTTGTGGAATTTAATATACCAAATACCAAACTTGAGGAGCTTCTTACCAACTATGAGGTTGACAAGATGATTGAGAGTGTTATGGATGAAGCTGTGGAAATCATGAAGCACCTTCAGCTCAGGGAACACATTCAGTCAGCAATTGCTGCTCTCAAGTCTATTGACATCCAACCATTCCTAAACAAAGTCATGACACCAGTGGAGGAGTTTGTGAATCAACTAAGCACATTTGACTTCAAGCACATGTTCGAAGACATGAATGTCTATTTTTCACGATTGGTCCAGAAGATCAAATCTTTTGATTATGAAACATTCACTGAGGAGCTTAAAGAAAAAATCACTGACATGAGCAAGATTCCTTGTTTTGGAAAACTTAATGGTGAGTTCAGACTTATCTCACCTGACTACAGCCTCAGAAcgactgcagagctgcagaactCTACCACTGCCTCTGAGTCTCCAGAGCTCACTGTCAACCTCAACTCTCAGGCCACATCTACCTTTGACCTCATTGCCTACACTCTGGATGCCACTGCACATGTTGTACGCAGAACAAgtcagctttctctctctgagaccATCAAAGTTGTGCACACCTCTTTCTCCTTTGACCACGAGGGAACAATGGGTTTCTATGGTACTTCTGCAGAGGCATCCTCCAAGACCACTGCCAAGGCTACGACCGAGCCATACAAAGCTGAACTTGTCAACAGTGCGATCTTTACAACAGGGAATGGAGTCTCAGCCACACTGGAGACTGCCTACAACCATGAGGTGAACATGCCCCTACTTGAAATCTTTAGCGAAACTTCCCACACCCAGAAGACTTTTGCCTTCCTGGAGAATGGGGTCATTACTCTGACCCTAGGTCATGAAGGCAGGGGTAAATTTGCCATTCAGGAGTATGGAGATGAGGGAACCCAGAAGAGTGACATGGAGATAACTGTTAATTTCCATGACATCAAACTGACCTTCACTggagaaacaaacacaaatcacGTTCAGATGAAGCAAAATGTTCAGGCTGAGTTCTGCATTTATGGTCAAATCAACATTGAGGCATCTGCTGAGACAAAAACACCCTTCATCACAAGCAGTGTTGCTGAGCTGAAAGGAGAGGCTAAGGTACAGGATATGAAAATTGAGATAACTGCTTCCCACAACACTGAGCTGGTAGGCAATGTTGAGGGAACTATCTCCAACTCTCTCACTGCATTGATCACACCGTATGAGCTCATGTTTGACATCAAGAACAAGGAAAATACCAAGGTGAAACTACCTTTCAAGTTGTCTGGAAAGATTGATCTTCAGAATGACTTTGCCATTACCCTCAATTCTGGAGTGCAGCAGTGCAGTTGGGTGGGTCATGCTCGATTCAATCAGTACAAGTACTCCCATTACTTCACGATGGACAATGGTGAAAAGGAAATTCACATCTTTGCACAGATTAATGGAGAAGCCAACCTTGATGTGTTGAAGGAGCCCATCACCATTCCTGAAATGTCTGTGCCATTCCTAAGTGTGAAGACATCCCCAGTTGAGGACTACTCTCTGTGGGAGGACACCGGCCTGAGCATGCTCTTGACAACAACTCAGCAGACCTTTGACATGGAGTCCAAAATTGTTTATAAAAAGAACCCTGATATGTTAACCATTGACCTTGACTTGCAGCCTGTTGTCAGTGCCATCAATAAGAATACCAGAATGCTGAACAAAAACATAATCATTGGTAAGGATAAGGTTGTTGCCTTACTCACAATCTCCTTGGATCAAGCAAAGGCAGAATATGAGAAATACAATATTGAGCTGCCAAAAACCCTCACAGTTCCAGCATACAAAGTTCCAGTGATGAATATAGAGGTGTCTTCTTTCACCATCCCTCTGCCTGACGCCAGTCTCATCACCATGCCGGCTCTGCATGTTCCATCTGCCCTCAGCAAGCTGACTCTTCCAAAAATCACTCTGCCCAAAATGCAGAGGAGCATCAAGATCCCTGTCATGGGTGACCTGACATATGAGTTTTCCATGAAGACACCTGTGGTCACACTTAAAACTGATGCTAGCATCATCAATCAGCATGAAATCGTAATCAAACTTGATGCCACCTCCACctctgactttaaggtcctGACAGGCAAGATCGAGGGTACCAGCACTTTAAACAGAGATAACGGAGTGAAACTGTCATCTGTCCTGTCTGTGAAGCACATGATCATTGACAGCAATCACGACAGCACCATCATCTTCAGTAACAAGGCTGTGGATGCTTCTATCACCAATTCAGCTAAGGTTGGCATGTCCGCCCTGATGATCGAAGCCAACCAGGAATTGTTCGCAAATGCACAGGATGGGCTCATTGTATCTCTGTCCAGTCCATCTTCTGGTCTCCTTGGACTCCAGTTGTTGACAAAGCGCCCAGCTCAAGTGAAAGGAAGGCTCTACAGCCGCTATCCG TCTGATCCAACAAATGATGTGGATATCATGTCCATCAAGATGTCTGTGATCGACTCAGCTATGCTTAACATTCAGACAACCTGGAATATGGAGGTTCCCAATGAGATGATGTTGGGACTAAAGGAGAACATACTGACCATTGTGTCCACAGTTACTCTGCAGGATATTGTGAACAATCCCATTGGTAAAGCATATAATGAAATCACCAGGCTAGCCAGCAATCTTGAGGGTCCACTTGAGCAGATTAAGGAAGAGGGCAGAATAATGTTCAAGAGGGCTGCTGACAATTTTGAAGCTTTAGGTCTTGCTGACTTGACCGAAAAGGTCTCAGAGAGCATGATCTATGTCCTCAAAGAGTATGAGGAGAAGATTCAGATTCTTCTCAATGCTTTCATTGAGTTCCTGAGGGAAACACAGTTCCAACTCCCTGGATTTGAAGACAAACTGTCTGGGCTTGAAGTCTACCGTAAATTCACTAGCTTCATTACTGATGTAACTGAAGAGGCTATCACAAAGGTTCCAGAATTTGTTGCTGCCCGCAGTGAAACAGTTCATAATTTTATTACAAATATCCAAATTCCCATTCCTGATTTCAGAAAGGAAGGATTTGTGTCCTCCATCACATTTGAAGAACTCCAACGTATTCTCATTGACATTGTTCAGACAATCAGGACTATAACACTGGAGGACATTGTGGAAATTGTGAATAAATCAAATCGTTTTTGTATTCAGAAACTGGAGGGGCTCAATTGGATGAGCGACATTTATACTGATTTTGTTAACTCTCGTGGATTGTCTTCTATTAACACCCAGGTTGAAAACTTTAGGAACATGGCTGAGGCCTACTTCAGTGATATCCATACCAATTTCCAGGCTATTTTTGCTGACATGTCTATTGAGCAGCTGAACGCTGACATCCAGTCATGGATTGGCTCAGTGGTCAAGCGCCTGAATGCTTTCCACAACATGGTTATAGAGTTCCTTAAGGAGATATCCAAGCATGCAGAGTCgtatgtgagagtgtatgaTAGAAGGATAGAAATTGACATTCCTATTCCATTTTCTGACCAGGCAGATTGA